The following proteins come from a genomic window of Gossypium raimondii isolate GPD5lz chromosome 5, ASM2569854v1, whole genome shotgun sequence:
- the LOC105769188 gene encoding ARF guanine-nucleotide exchange factor GNL2, producing MLKSKRKELGLSCMLNTEVGAVLAVIRRPIDPTSQFISPQEDYFDSSLQQSLKSLRGFIFNPHQEWRTIDPCIYLSPFLDVVQSDGIPAAATGVALSAILKILKLGIFDEKTPGAKDAINIVVTGITSCRLEQTDPVSEDAVMMKILQVLTATMRHNASVLLTDQAVCTIVNTCFQVVQQSVTRGDLLQRTARHTMHELIQIIFSRLSDVDVNEGESSESETDDIDENSGYGIRCAVDIFQFLCSLLNVVEVVDNTEGPICHTADEDVQLFALVLINCAIELSGDEIGKHPKLLRMVQDDLFHHLIHYGTCSTPLVLSMICSTVLNIYHFLRRFIRLQLEAFFSFVLLRIAAPGVSLQLQEVALEAIINFFRQPTFVIEAYVNYDCDPVCRNIFEDVGKLLCKQAFPGNGPTSTLQVQAFEGLIIMIHSISTNIDKEEDSTPSDPYPIEIKEYRPFWVEKPKDDLETWVEYIRVRKAQKRKILIGASHFSRDEKKGLEYLKHCQLVSDPPNPKSFAFFFRYTPGLDKNMIGDYLGDPDELHIQVLKEFTATFEFHGMILDSALRTYLETFRLPGESQKIQRILEAFSERFFDQQSSEIFVTKDSVFILCYSLIMLNTDQHNPQVKKKMTEDEFIRNNRAINGGQDLPREYLSELFHSISNNAITLFGQSGPVEMNPSRWIELMNRAKLMQPYILCDFDRRLGRDMFACVAGPTISALSAFFEHADEDEMLHECIEGLISLARIAQYGLADTLDELVASFCKFTTLLNPYASAEETLFAFSNDMKPRMATLALFTIANNFGRSLRGGWRNIIDCLLKLKRLRLLPQSVIEFDVASSSDAPEGSKSESGVIFPNHDSKFSKNTAGVVSRFSHFLTLDSMEESISLGMSEFEQNLKIIRQCQIGSIFGNSFQLPVEALMNLGRSLIFAAAGKGQKFSTPIEEEETVGFCWDLIIAISLANLHRFPVFWPSYSDYLLAVAQFPLFSPLPFAEKGIIGLFKVCLKLLASYQADKTPEELIFKSINLMWKLDKEILDTCCEYITQSVSKILTEYPANLQTQLGWKSVLHLLSITGRHPETYDQAVEALIMLMSDAFHISKINYAYCIDCAFGFVALKNSPLEKNLKILDLMSDSVKLLIQWYTTASDQTNNYSFSSNTSASSSDDNPKGIESVNFIMSLFVKLGEALRKTSLARREEIRNHAILALRRGFKLAEDLQLSSSRCISCFNLVIFAMVDDQHEKMIEYSRRENAERETRSMEGTLKLSMELLTDVYLQYLNQIMENPGFRTFWLGVLRRMDTCMKADLGEYGETKLHEVVPELLRKMITKMQETGILVRKEEDDLWDITYIQIQWIAPSLKEELFPDEI from the exons ATGCTGAAATCGAAGAGGAAAGAGCTGGGACTCTCTTGCATGTTGAACACCGAGGTGGGGGCAGTTCTAGCCGTGATACGGCGGCCGATCGATCCCACATCTCAATTCATTTCACCCCAAGAAGATTATTTTGACTCTTCGCTCCAACAATCCTTGAAATCATTAAGGGGTTTCATCTTCAATCCACATCAAGAATGGCGAACCATTGATCCTTGCATTTATCTCTCCCCTTTCCTTGACGTTGTTCAAAGCGATGGTATCCCAGCAGCTGCCACCGGAGTTGCTCTTTCAGCTATTTTGAAGATTCTTAAACTCGGTATCTTCGATGAGAAAACCCCAGGAGCCAAAGACGCTATTAACATCGTCGTTACAGGGATCACCAGCTGCCGCTTGGAACAAACAGACCCTGTTTCAGAAGACGCTgtaatgatgaaaattttacaGGTTTTAACAGCGACGATGAGACACAATGCTTCGGTTTTGCTCACCGATCAGGCTGTTTGTACCATCGTGAATACATGTTTTCAGGTCGTTCAACAATCAGTAACCAGGGGAGATCTGCTTCAACGCACGGCAAGGCATACCATGCACGAGTTGATTCAGATAATCTTTTCGCGATTGTCCGATGTCGACGTTAACGAAGGGGAGAGCTCGGAATCCGAGACCGACGACATCGATGAAAACTCGGGGTACGGAATACGTTGCGCCGTCGATATTTTCCAGTTCTTATGTTCTTTGTTGAATGTAGTTGAAGTTGTGGACAATACTGAAGGACCAATTTGTCACACAGCCGATGAAGATGTTCAACTTTTCGCATTGGTTTTGATAAACTGTGCTATAGAATTAAGCGGTGATGAAATTGGGAAACACCCAAAGCTTTTGAGGATGGTACAAGATGATTTATTTCACCATTTGATCCATTACGGGACTTGTTCAACCCCACTCGTTCTTTCCATGATTTGCAGCACCGTCTTGAATATCTATCACTTTCTTCGCag GTTCATACGTCTTCAATTAGAGGCTTTCTTTTCGTTTGTATTGTTGAGAATCGCCGCACCAGGAGTTTCTTTGCAACTCCAGGAAGTGGCATTGGAagcaattataaattttttcagGCAACCGACGTTTGTAATCGAAGCTTATGTAAATTACGATTGTGATCCGGTTTGCAGAAACATTTTCGAAGATGTAGGGAAGTTGCTATGCAAGCAAGCCTTTCCAGGGAACGGTCCAACCTCGACATTACAAGTCCAAGCTTTCGAAggattgattattatgattCATAGCATTTCTACAAACATCGATAAAGAAGAAGATTCAACCCCATCAGATCCATATCCTATTGAAATTAAAGAATACAGACCCTTTTGGGTAGAGAAACCCAAGGATGATTTAGAAACTTGGGTGGAATATATACGTGTAAGGAAAGCTCAAAAAAGGAAGATTTTGATTGGTGCTAGTCATTTCAGTCGAGATGAAAAGAAAGGATTGGAGTATCTGAAACATTGTCAATTGGTTTCTGATCCACCGAATCCTAAAtcttttgccttttttttccGATACACTCCGGGGCTGGATAAGAACATGATCGGTGATTATCTGGGTGACCCTGATGAACTTCACATTCAAGTTCTTAAAGAATTCACTGCAACTTTTGAATTTCATGGCATGATTCTCGATTCTGCTTTACGAACTTATCTTGAAACGTTCAGACTCCCCGGAGAGTCACAGAAGATTCAGAGAATACTCGAAGCTTTCTCGGAGAGATTCTTTGATCAACAATCGTCGGAAATATTTGTGACGAAGGATTCGGTGTTTATTCTTTGTTATTCTCTTATTATGCTTAATACGGATCAACATAATCCACaagtgaagaagaagatgacgGAAGATGAGTTTATAAGGAACAATAGAGCAATTAATGGTGGGCAAGATCTTCCTAGAGAGTATCTGTCTGAGCTTTTTCATTCCATTTCGAATAATGCGATCACGCTTTTCGGTCAATCTGGTCCGGTAGAGATGAACCCGAGCCGATGGATCGAGTTGATGAACCGAGCTAAACTAATGCAACCGTATATCCTTTGTGATTTCGATCGTCGATTGGGAAGAGATATGTTTGCCTGCGTTGCCGGCCCGACGATTTCAGCTCTTTCAGCGTTCTTTGAACATGCAGACGAAGATGAAATGCTACACGAATGTATTGAAGGTTTGATCTCTTTAGCTAGGATAGCTCAGTATGGGCTGGCCGACACGCTCGACGAGCTTGTCGCGTCATTTTGTAAATTTACGACGCTTTTGAACCCGTATGCATCGGCCGAAGAAACCCTGTTTGCGTTCAGCAATGATATGAAACCAAGAATGGCTACACTTGCGCTTTTCACCATAGCTAACAACTTTGGAAGGTCGCTTCGAGGCGGTTGGAGGAACATCATCGACTGCTTGTTGAAACTCAAACGGCTTAGACTACTTCCTCAATCGGTCATCGAATTCGACGTCGCTTCGTCATCAGATGCACCAGAAGGTTCAAAATCCGAATCCGGAGTAATATTCCCCAATCATGATTCTAAGTTCTCTAAAAACACTGCTGGTGTGGTTAGTCGATTCTCACATTTCCTAACACTAGATAGCATGGAAGAGTCCATATCTCTGGGAATGAGCGAGTTCGAACAAAATTTGAAGATTATAAGACAATGCCAAATCGGGAGTATATTTGGCAACAGCTTTCAGTTGCCCGTTGAAGCATTGATGAACCTTGGGCGTTCTTTGATATTTGCAGCAGCTGGTAAAGGCCAAAAGTTCAGTACACccattgaagaagaagaaacagttGGATTCTGCTGGGATTTGATCATTGCCATCTCTTTAGCCAACCTTCACAGATTCCCAGTTTTTTGGCCTTCTTACAGTGATTATTTACTTGCAGTTGCTCAATTCCCTTTATTTTCCCCTCTCCCATTTGCAGAAAAAGGCATTATTGGCCTTTTCAAAGTCTGCCTCAAGCTTCTAGCTTCATACCAAGCCGATAAAACACCCGAGGAACTCATTTTTAAGTCCATAAATTTGATGTGGAAATTAGATAAAGAAATCCTCGACACATGTTGTGAGTACATAACACAGTCAGTGAGCAAGATTCTGACAGAATACCCAGCAAATTTGCAGACACAACTAGGATGGAAATCGGTTCTTCATTTGCTTTCAATCACTGGTCGACACCCAGAAACCTATGATCAAGCAGTGGAAGCTTTAATCATGTTAATGTCCGATGCCTTCCATATCTCAAAGATAAACTATGCTTACTGTATCGATTGTGCATTTGGTTTCGTTGCTCTTAAAAACAGTCCTCTCGAGAAAAACTTGAAGATCCTCGATCTAATGTCAGACTCAGTGAAGCTGTTAATCCAATGGTATACAACCGCCTCTGATCAAACCAACAATTACAGCTTTTCAAGCAATACCAGTGCTTCATCAAGCGATGATAACCCCAAAGGCATAGAATCCGTCAACTTTATAATGAGTTTATTTGTTAAACTAGGTGAAGCCTTAAGGAAAACCAGCTTAGCACGTCGAGAAGAGATAAGAAACCATGCAATATTGGCTCTTCGTAGAGGGTTTAAACTAGCTGAAGACCTGCAACTTTCTTCATCAAGATGTATAAGCTGCTTTAATCTTGTTATATTTGCTATGGTGGATGATCAACATGAAAAGATGATTGAATATTCTCGACGGGAAAACGCGGAGAGGGAAACGAGAAGCATGGAGGGGACTTTAAAGCTGTCAATGGAGCTGCTGACGGATGTGTATTTACAATACTTGAATCAGATAATGGAGAATCCAGGGTTTAGGACGTTTTGGTTAGGGGTATTGAGAAGGATGGATACGTGCATGAAAGCTGATTTGGGAGAATATGGGGAAACGAAATTGCACGAAGTGGTTCCGGAGTTGTTGAGGAAGATGATAACGAAGATGCAGGAAACTGGGATTTTGGTACGTAAGGAAGAAGATGATCTATGGGATattacatacattcagatacaGTGGATTGCTCCTTCACTTAAAGAAGAGCTTTTTCCTGATGAAATATAA
- the LOC105771201 gene encoding probable sulfate transporter 3.5, whose translation MANPSRQAVNFAAPRGFATAFKADCKETFFPDDPFHEMKHEKPLNKLKKTIQYFIPLFEWLPNYNLRLFRYDLLAGITITSLAIPQGISYAKLASIPPIYGLYSSFIPPFVYSIFGSSKHLAVGTVAACSLLLSETVGAKASPQDDPTLYLHLIFTATFFTGIFQTALGFLRLGILVDFLSHSTITGFMGGTAIIICLQQLKGMFGLIHFTTHTDVVSVVGAVFRHRNEWRWESAVVGIIFLAFLQFTRYLRQKRPKLFWVSAIAPMVVVVVGCLFAFFAHAEKHGIQIVGELKKGLNPPSIQYLNFDPQYLPVTVRAGLITGLIAMAEGIAIGRSFAIMKSEQTDGNKEMIAFGFMNIIGSFTSCYLTTGPFSKTAVNFNAGCRTAMSNVVMGFCMMLTLLFLAPLFRYTPLVALSAIIMSAMLGLINYDEMIHLFKVDKFDFVICMAAFLGVSFISMDVGLMLSVGLALLRALLYVARPAACKLGKIPNSSLYRDTEQYPGSTPIQGVLVLQLGSPIYFANSTYIRERVLRYIKEEQGVSDSKTDIIEHLLLDLSGVSSIDMTGIETFLELRRILDSKGIKLSIVNPRIEVLEKMTLAKFTDAIGKESFYLSIEDAVQNCRFSLHSSKTTMEEA comes from the exons ATGGCGAATCCCAGTCGGCAGGCGGTGAATTTCGCAGCCCCAAGAGGGTTTGCCACTGCTTTCAAAGCTGATTGTAAAGAAACTTTCTTCCCCGATGATCCTTTCCATGAGATGAAACATGAAAAACCTTTGAATAAACTCAAGAAAACAATCCAATACTTTATCCCATTGTTTGAATGGTTGCCTAATTATAATCTACGTTTGTTTAGATATGATTTGCTCGCTGGTATTACCATTACCAGTCTTGCAATCCCTCAAGGGATTAGCTATGCTAAACTCGCCAGTATTCCTCCAATTTACGGCCTCT ATTCGAGCTTTATACCGCCTTTTGTTTACTCCATTTTCGGGAGTTCAAAACACCTTGCTGTAGGAACAGTGGCGGCATGTTCATTGCTTCTATCAGAAACCGTTGGAGCTAAAGCATCACCCCAAGATGATCCCACATTGTATCTGCACTTAATTTTCACGGCCACTTTCTTCACTGGAATTTTCCAGACTGCTTTGGGTTTCTTAAG GCTGGGAATTTTGGTTGATTTCTTATCCCATTCTACCATCACTGGTTTCATGGGAGGGACTGCTATAATCATCTGCCTACAACAATTGAAAGGAATGTTTGGTTTAATACATTTCACTACTCATACTGATGTGGTTTCGGTCGTTGGTGCAGTTTTCCGCCATAGGAACGAG TGGAGGTGGGAAAGTGCTGTTGTTGGTATTATCTTCCTTGCTTTCCTCCAATTCACTCGATACCTG AGACAAAAAAGGCCAAAACTATTCTGGGTGTCAGCTATTGCTCCCATGGTCGTTGTTGTGGTTGGGTGTCTTTTTGCATTCTTTGCCCATGCGGAGAAACATGGAATCCAAATC GTTGGTGAGTTGAAGAAGGGATTAAATCCCCCCTCAATTCAATATTTGAACTTCGATCCCCAATATCTTCCTGTAACTGTGCGTGCTGGTCTTATCACAGGGCTTATTGCAATGGCT GAAGGGATAGCAATAGGACGAAGCTTTGCCATCATGAAAAGTGAACAGACTGATGGGAACAAGGAAATGATAGCTTTTGGTTTCATGAATATTATCGGATCTTTCACTTCATGCTACTTGACAACAG GACCATTTTCAAAAACGGCAGTGAATTTCAATGCTGGGTGTAGGACAGCAATGTCCAATGTCGTAATGGGATTTTGCATGATGTTAACACTCCTTTTCTTAGCTCCTCTCTTCAGATACACACCTCTGGTTGCTTTATCCGCCATTATCATGTCTGCAATGCTTGGATTAATCAATTATGACGAAATGATTCACCTCTTTAAAGTCGATAAATTCGACTTCGTCATCTGCATGGCTGCTTTCCTTGGTGTCAGCTTCATCAGCATGGATGTCGGCCTCATGCTTTCT gtAGGACTTGCTTTACTCAGAGCATTATTGTACGTGGCAAGGCCAGCTGCCTGTAAACTTGgcaaaatcccaaactcaagTTTATATCGTGACACAGAGCAGTACCCTGGCTCAACTCCCATACAAGGAGTCCTAGTTCTTCAACTTGGTTCTCCTATTTATTTTGCAAACTCCACCTACATAAGAGAAAG GGTTCTTAGGTACATAAAGGAGGAACAGGGTGTTTCAGATTCTAAAACTGATATCATTGAGCATCTTTTATTAGATCTGTCAG gAGTTTCATCCATTGACATGACAGGCATTGAAACATTTCTTGAGTTACGTAGAATTCTGGACTCGAAGGGTATCAAg TTAAGCATTGTGAACCCTAGGATTGAAGTTCTGGAGAAAATGACGTTAGCGAAATTCACAGACGCCATTGGAAAAGAATCTTTCTACTTGTCTATTGAAGATGCAGTCCAAAATTGTCGGTTTTCACTTCATTCTAGCAAAACGACAATGGAAGAAGCCTAA
- the LOC105769191 gene encoding aldehyde dehydrogenase family 2 member C4 — translation MAGEYNGSSKASESVFKVPPIKFTKLFINGNFVDSVSGKTFEAIDPRTGEAITRVSEGDKEDIDLAVKAARQAFDHGPWPRMSGSERGRIMMKFADLIEENVEELAALDAINGGKLFSHCKAMDIPGAARNLRYYAGAADKIHGTVLKLSKGFQGYTLREPIGVVGSIIPWNFPTIMFFMKAGPALAAGCTMVVKPAEQTPLSALYYAHLAKLAGLPDGVLNVVNGFGETAGAAISSHMDIDKVTFTGSTEVGRKIMTAAAASNLKPVSLELGGKSPLLIFEDADIDQAVNIAFNAIFYNKGEICVASSRVYVQEGIYEIFVKKLVEKANAWVIGDPFDFRVNQGPQTDKKQFEKILSYIEHGKREGATLLTGGKRLGSKGFYIEPTIFTDVKEDMTIAKEEIFGPVMSLMKFKTMEEAIKRANNTTYGLAAGVITKNLNVANTVSRSIRAGIIWLNCYTAFDVDCPYGGYKMSGFGREFGLDALNQYLQIKSIVTPIHDSPWH, via the exons ATGGCCGGCGAATACAACGGAAGTTCCAAAGCCTCTGAATCTGTTTTCAAGGTTCCGCCAATAAAATTCACCAAGCtcttcatcaatggcaactttGTGGATTCCGTTTCTG GGAAAACGTTCGAGGCAATTGATCCAAGAACAGGGGAAGCGATAACACGAGTTTCAGAAGGAGATAAAGAGGATATTGATTTGGCTGTGAAGGCTGCGCGTCAAGCTTTTGACCATGGCCCTTGGCCTCGCATGTCCGGCTCA GAGCGGGGAAGGATCATGATGAAGTTCGCAGATCTAATTGAAGAAAACGTAGAAGAATTAGCCGCACTGGATGCTATCAATGGGGGCAAGCTGTTCTCTCATTGTAAGGCCATGGACATCCCAGGTGCAGCAAGGAATCTTCGTTACTATGCAGGTGCAGCCGATAAAATTCATGGAACAGTGTTAAAATTGTCCAAAGGATTTCAGGGCTACACTCTGAGGGAACCCATTGGAGTAGTCGGAAGTATAATTCCCTGGAATTTTCCCACTATCATGTTTTTCATGAAAGCTGGCCCGGCATTAGCCGCAGGATGCACCATGGTCGTCAAGCCTGCTGAGCAGACTCCTCTCTCGGCTCTTTATTATGCTCATCTCGCTAAGCTG GCTGGCCTCCCTGACGGAGTGCTGAATGTTGTAAATGGATTTGGAGAGACTGCGGGAGCTGCCATTAGCTCTCATATGGACATTGATAAA GTGACTTTTACGGGGTCTACTGAAGTTGGACGTAAGATAATgacagcagcagcagcaagCAATCTGAAACCAGTGTCATTGGAGTTGGGTGGAAAATCACCTCTATTAATATTTGAAGATGCTGATATTGATCAGGCTGTAAATATTGCTTTCAATGCCATCTTTTACAACAAA GGGGAAATTTGTGTTGCAAGCTCTCGTGTTTATGTTCAAGAAggaatttatgaaatttttgtaaaaaagttGGTAGAGAAGGCAAATGCATGGGTAATTGGAGATCCTTTTgattttcgagttaatcaaggACCCCAA ACCGATAAGAAGCAATTCGAGAAAATTCTCTCATACATTGAGCATGGAAAAAGAGAAGGAGCTACGTTGTTAACAGGGGGCAAGCGGCTGGGCAGCAAGGGATTCTACATTGAGCCTACGATATTTACTGATGTTAAG GAGGACATGACTATagcaaaagaagaaatttttggTCCCGTGATGTCATTGATGAAATTCAA AACAATGGAAGAAGCAATAAAGAGAGCAAACAACACAACATATGGGCTAGCAGCAGGGGTCATAACCAAGAACTTGAACGTGGCGAACACGGTGTCAAGATCCATCCGAGCGGGGATTATATGGCTCAATTGTTACACAGCATTTGATGTGGATTGCCCTTATGGTGGATATAAGATGAGTGGCTTTGGAAGGGAATTTGGTTTGGATGCCCTTAACCAGTATCTGCAAATCAAGTCCATTGTTACTCCCATTCATGATTCTCCCTGGCACTAA